From the Centropristis striata isolate RG_2023a ecotype Rhode Island chromosome 5, C.striata_1.0, whole genome shotgun sequence genome, the window actaaAGTTAATCATttatacattcatatttaaatgcCTTTATCCATTAATtgcctaatttatttatttcacctcaaatttattttttagttatttctttaatattgtCTTAAAATAGCCTTCAATTACAACACCCGTCCAGAGATATAGAAGTAAATAGGaggtgcacagacacacacacatacctgtaGGATGGTGAAGTTCTCCAGTACACTGTTCATCATGTATTTCTCTGGCAGGTGTTTGAGTTTGTGGATGAAGTTGATCATATATTCACACATGGGTGAACGATGGATGCGGAACACATACTTCCCCCCTTCCATGTGTGCGTACTCCGTCTGAAAGGGAGGAATCCACATACACATTATATCAGAATTTGAACCTGTCAATGTGATTGGACATGAAACCCTTTATGCACactaaaaaaaagggggggggggttcatCTTCTCACCTCAACCTTCTCGACGACCTGTTTGCCAAAGGAGCAGACCTTtgtggagacactgatggtgaTGTTCTCTGTTCCGCTGTACTGGCTGCTCACGCCGTAGAACACACCGGAACCCTCCTCAATGTCGCTGCTCAGGTCCGCCTGTGACGAACAAAAAAACGTGTCAAAAGAGAGCCAAAAGTAGAGGAATGCCAATGACAAATAGACCCATTTCTTATGTGGGTATACTTAAATTAATACATGTGTGTTGGaagtttaataaatgtttttagaaCATTAGAACATGTAAATATTGTTCCTGCAGAAACCTACATCTAGTATGAACCTGAGAATGAGCACAATACATCCCCTTTAAAAGAATCTAATCACTGGTTTTGTGTACTGACCCAGAACTTGACGAGGAAGAATGCGTTGTGAGGCCCTTTTTCATACAGCTCCTTCAGGCCTCCTTTCTTCTCAGAGAACTTGTCGTAAATCTGCCTCACATCTATGGACTCTAATACAGGGTCATTGTAGCCTGGGTTTGACGGGCCGATGAGCACGAAAAGGTGTTTATACTGTGGGGAGGGAAGGAGAAGTGATAAGTAAAATAGGAAAGACTTGACTGGCcaagaaaaatgtagaaaatgtagAAAACGCTGGATGTGTGTaccgtctccctctctctctggacCTCCATAAAAGCAGAGTACTCCAGTAGCCGTAGTTTTGCTGAGGCAATGGTTCTGTCTTGCCATACAGGAGCTGCGGGGCGTGGGGGAGGAAGGGGCTCATAGCCTGCGATAAATTTAAAACAGGGAAACACAATTAAGTTACCGATAATCATTTCTAATGACTCTAATCAGTGAGTTAGTGTTCACTCTTACTGATGGGTGGAGGGACAGGGGCTGGTAGTGTAGTGTATGGTGGCTGTGCAAAGGGCTTGATGCTGCAAAAATGGAAGAGgatgaatgcaaaaaaaaatgagcaactGTAGCAGATTAAGCAATCAAGcaattttaaacaaacagaaccaACTAATCTGCCACTGATACTTACTCCTGAGAATGTCCAGGCTGTCCTGGCATAGGGCCTGGCCAAAACTAAACAaagggaaagaagaagaagaaaacggGGCAGATAGCATTACTCAGAATTTTACCCAGAAGGTGGAAAAGAAcagatgtgtgtctgtgatgtgcATGCGTTTGTGTCTCACTCTGACTGGTGGAGGGAACGGAGTCTGGGGTTTCATTACACTAGCAGACACAATCTGAGCTGATGAGAGGTTGGCTACAGTCTGCAGTGCCTTGTCTTTGGATACCTGGTCCTGaatgagaaaacaaaagtaTAAATCAATGATAGCGCTCCATCTTGAAAAAAATTGAGGAAGATTAGGTTAACGTCAGCCAACCTTCACAGCCAGTTTAGACAGCAAGCCAGCCAACCATATTATACAGTACTTCAGTATGATGCAGTAACTATGAGGGAAGACAGGACAGAGTGCAAAGCAGAGATAGAGGGATGCCAAAGCAGGAGGCGCACCAAGCTAGCAGGCTAGGAGAGCTAACTGGAGCCATCACCAGTATTTAATAACTAAagccaataaaaacaaagagtaaTGAGCAGGATTTTTTGAGTCTGGCAGTAGAACTGTGTTGTGGACTAGCAGTTATGTGATGCCAACCACAAAGCACAAAGCCTGAAGCAGAAGACTGTAGTTGTATAACCAAAACTTACCAAGTTCATGGCCTATGGCAAAGGAGACACGTTATTAATTGACTTCAGTACATTCAAAATAACAGCAGGTCACAGATTCACTGTTTGGCAACATGGATAAACACCTTCCTCAGTATACAGAAGTCTTTGACATGACTACACAACTAACCTAGCTTGtcacacacacttattttaaactaaaaatctTATATTGACAGGACCAGCTACATTATTAATCTTAAAGCCTGAcatttatacaataaatatacCTGCCTGCAAATCTAAACAAGTTGTCCAAATGTGTATTAGAGTGCAGGAAGTTAAATGCTTTTGGTGCAAAATTATATCACAAAGAACCTTTATTACAGTGCATGGTAAAACCACAAGAAAGctgcttaaaaaaaatacttcaacCGCAAAatcaccattttttttatcatcccgtgttaccttgaatccttaaaagaaaacttttgttttcttggatggcaatacattaaattaagaataaaaaaaccctGAGACCATTCTTGATTAATTGAAGTAAAGGGCCAGTAGTGAGAGCGTGagacaatttattattttacctaAAATGTATGTTTAGGAAGTACTGAGCAAACgattattgttttgatataattTTGCTGTTATTAAAACATGGCACCCATTTACTTCACTTCATCAAGAATTATCTCCAGTTTTCTGACTCTCTGTTCACCATGTAGGCATGCAGAAACAGTCTTCTTCAacaattcaaggtaacacatggtgcataattagtataaaaaaaTGGTACTTTTCCAGAGGAAATATTCCTTTAAaccaaaaagatataaaaagaaCTGAGGGGAATGTTTTAGAGTGAGAACGTGGAGATcagaaatgacataaaagagaaaaactgaAACTCATCATACGTATGTGCATATGGATGAGGAGCACAATAAAAACTccctgcatgtctgtgtgtatgcaagcatttatgtacattacTACAGCCATGCACATGCTTCGGTCATCTGAGCCGGCTACTAAATCTAATGTAATTGACTGTCCACAGTCACAAGCCTCTTGAACCAAGTAAACAGATCATTACTGCCATGCATTATAAAGAATACATCTTTCCCACATATTATGACACACTATTATATTAAAAACATCTGTCTTTTGCTCTGAGTCAACAACAAATACAGACAGAAAGCAATgtttaaaaatctgtaaaaagacTGCCAAGCCTAAGCCAGCCATGCCATGTTCCCACAGCCATTAACTAATCCTATTTCAGGGCCGTAATGATGGTTTTACAAATCATGCACCTGACTATTTGTAAACTAAATCTATACTTTTACACCAATATTTTCCAGCTGCCCTGCTTTAAATGCCTTATCGGAATCCTGGCATCAATCCGACACTAAATTGTCATGCTTcctcatttaaaatgtgcctCGGCTTGTTCGTACACTAAGACCCCAGCAGAGGAGCAGAATCTGCCATAAGCTCTGATAAACACATCTTTGGcgatttaatgtttaatgttaggTCGGATTGGGGCCGCATGCAGAGCGAAGCAGCTAGCATGATA encodes:
- the tead3a gene encoding transcriptional enhancer factor TEF-5 isoform X1, whose translation is MYGRNELIARYIKLRTGKTRTRKQVSSHIQVLARKRVREYQTSIKAMNLDQVSKDKALQTVANLSSAQIVSASVMKPQTPFPPPVRFWPGPMPGQPGHSQDIKPFAQPPYTTLPAPVPPPISYEPLPPPRPAAPVWQDRTIASAKLRLLEYSAFMEVQRERETYKHLFVLIGPSNPGYNDPVLESIDVRQIYDKFSEKKGGLKELYEKGPHNAFFLVKFWADLSSDIEEGSGVFYGVSSQYSGTENITISVSTKVCSFGKQVVEKVETEYAHMEGGKYVFRIHRSPMCEYMINFIHKLKHLPEKYMMNSVLENFTILQVVSNRETQETLLCIAFVFEVSTSEHGAQYHVYRLVND
- the tead3a gene encoding transcriptional enhancer factor TEF-5 isoform X2, producing the protein MYGRNELIARYIKLRTGKTRTRKQVSSHIQVLARKRVREYQTSIKDQVSKDKALQTVANLSSAQIVSASVMKPQTPFPPPVRFWPGPMPGQPGHSQDIKPFAQPPYTTLPAPVPPPISYEPLPPPRPAAPVWQDRTIASAKLRLLEYSAFMEVQRERETYKHLFVLIGPSNPGYNDPVLESIDVRQIYDKFSEKKGGLKELYEKGPHNAFFLVKFWADLSSDIEEGSGVFYGVSSQYSGTENITISVSTKVCSFGKQVVEKVETEYAHMEGGKYVFRIHRSPMCEYMINFIHKLKHLPEKYMMNSVLENFTILQVVSNRETQETLLCIAFVFEVSTSEHGAQYHVYRLVND